From a region of the Paenibacillus segetis genome:
- a CDS encoding cupin domain-containing protein gives MAVSYMDFTSPNVQFTYDVNNNSFFKKDDQNYINFLSINQLNTLGNVSLLDIYLSTDNVIEPHTHQNATELVFCISGAAVVSIINPFTKKLLNYSIQPGQVANVPQGWWHYEIASVDNTHLLAIFDAPVPEFIGGSDLLRLTPASVFAHTYCLDEAKVKNTFAPITNTVVIGPPNDCKTGQVQSKVSENSTPHSNQPHLNRAYGNQPFIGNGWRYLDNNEV, from the coding sequence ATGGCGGTTTCTTATATGGACTTTACTTCTCCAAATGTACAGTTTACTTATGATGTAAATAACAACTCATTCTTCAAAAAAGATGATCAGAACTATATTAATTTTCTGTCCATCAATCAGCTCAACACATTAGGGAATGTGTCCCTACTCGACATTTACCTCAGTACAGATAATGTAATTGAACCCCATACTCATCAAAATGCAACTGAATTAGTATTCTGTATTTCAGGTGCAGCTGTCGTCTCGATCATTAATCCATTTACCAAAAAACTGCTCAATTATTCAATTCAGCCGGGTCAAGTAGCTAATGTACCTCAGGGTTGGTGGCATTATGAAATTGCATCAGTTGATAACACACATTTATTAGCTATTTTCGATGCACCTGTTCCTGAATTCATCGGGGGTTCTGACCTGCTGAGATTAACGCCGGCAAGTGTGTTCGCCCATACCTACTGCCTCGATGAAGCAAAAGTAAAAAACACGTTCGCCCCGATTACAAATACGGTTGTCATCGGACCTCCTAACGATTGCAAGACAGGTCAAGTCCAAAGCAAAGTGAGTGAAAATTCAACACCCCATTCGAATCAGCCACATCTCAATCGTGCGTATGGTAACCAGCCTTTCATAGGTAATGGCTGGAGGTATTTGGATAATAACGAGGTGTAG
- a CDS encoding phosphotransferase enzyme family protein → MLRRYWPKWNGTMQERTGGWNNSTYFIYNEERSSVLRIYNTHSDHEKVEFEHTVLESLQQAQLNYRIPVPIKTETGETIVQLQDGSGKYACLFEYIEGTSPVEGCYPIAYSLGEAAGELSSVLAKIVPKVAPVYRPYYELLQAYPNCNPEYVLDFCEQPAKEFGDLYEELQIIRAAYEDICHSLAGIEKLPKQLVHGDLNVSNLLVDLEHTSEVTALLDFEFCTIDVRAMEAAVIITGLLGHDEEIEIVRRFCIAYATKTRLSSEEVAAIPHLMILRLVDVFLHFMSRFLNGTDEFNVLRQQVQMLAADLKKLEYSKSWMNEELSKLMGEACLSE, encoded by the coding sequence ATGCTGAGACGATATTGGCCTAAGTGGAATGGAACGATGCAAGAGCGCACTGGTGGATGGAACAATTCGACATATTTTATTTACAATGAGGAACGTAGCTCCGTGCTACGCATATATAATACACATAGTGATCATGAAAAAGTAGAATTTGAGCACACTGTGCTAGAATCACTTCAGCAAGCACAGCTGAATTACAGAATTCCTGTTCCTATCAAGACAGAAACGGGCGAGACGATTGTACAACTTCAGGATGGTAGTGGGAAATATGCCTGCTTGTTCGAGTATATCGAAGGAACGTCTCCGGTAGAGGGATGTTACCCGATTGCCTATTCTTTAGGTGAAGCAGCGGGCGAACTGTCATCAGTACTTGCCAAGATCGTTCCTAAGGTAGCTCCTGTTTATAGACCGTATTATGAATTACTGCAAGCGTATCCGAATTGTAATCCGGAGTATGTGCTGGATTTTTGCGAACAACCAGCTAAAGAGTTTGGTGATTTATATGAGGAGTTACAAATAATAAGGGCTGCTTATGAAGATATCTGTCATTCGCTAGCTGGTATTGAGAAATTACCTAAGCAGCTGGTACACGGTGATCTTAACGTATCTAACCTGCTGGTAGATTTGGAACATACAAGCGAAGTAACGGCGCTGCTCGACTTTGAATTTTGCACGATAGATGTTAGGGCGATGGAGGCAGCTGTTATCATTACCGGCTTACTTGGTCATGATGAGGAAATAGAGATAGTTCGTAGGTTTTGTATTGCTTATGCTACCAAGACTCGTCTATCTTCGGAAGAAGTTGCTGCGATTCCGCACCTTATGATTCTTCGATTAGTGGATGTGTTTCTTCATTTTATGAGCCGTTTTCTAAATGGAACTGATGAATTTAATGTGTTACGACAACAGGTGCAAATGCTAGCGGCTGACCTTAAAAAATTAGAATATAGTAAAAGTTGGATGAACGAAGAATTAAGTAAGCTTATGGGCGAAGCTTGTCTGAGTGAATAA
- a CDS encoding dihydrofolate reductase family protein: MRKLVLFLHASLDGFVEGPNGEMDIGWVSYDADLEKHAKDILSTADTVIWGRGTYQMMYSYWPSVPSNPSASQHELNHAEWIEKTAKIVFSTTLEKVEWNNSRLVTEDVEEEIKNLKQQPGKDMVILGSPRLAHYLMQLDLIDEYKITVSPVLIGSGLPLFQGLKEKINLKLIENKTFDSGAIGLVYQTVR; encoded by the coding sequence ATGAGAAAACTCGTTCTATTTCTGCACGCATCGCTTGACGGTTTTGTAGAAGGGCCGAACGGTGAAATGGACATTGGCTGGGTTTCCTACGATGCTGATTTGGAGAAACACGCGAAAGACATTCTGAGTACTGCCGACACTGTCATTTGGGGACGTGGGACTTATCAGATGATGTACAGTTACTGGCCATCTGTGCCTTCTAACCCATCAGCTTCACAGCATGAACTGAATCATGCCGAGTGGATCGAAAAGACAGCCAAAATCGTTTTTTCCACGACGCTGGAGAAAGTCGAATGGAACAATTCCAGACTGGTGACAGAAGATGTCGAGGAAGAGATCAAGAATCTCAAACAGCAGCCAGGCAAGGATATGGTCATCCTCGGCAGTCCTAGGTTGGCACACTACCTTATGCAGCTTGATTTAATAGATGAGTACAAAATTACGGTTTCTCCCGTCCTGATCGGCAGCGGGTTGCCGTTATTTCAAGGTCTTAAGGAGAAGATCAATCTTAAACTTATCGAAAACAAGACATTTGATTCAGGAGCCATAGGCCTCGTTTACCAGACGGTTAGATGA
- a CDS encoding DNA-3-methyladenine glycosylase family protein, which yields MPIVQTKHYEYGQQELDYLQTVDEALGAAISRLGKLERVIIPDLFTALVYAIVGQLISVKAVQTIWGRMLERFGEISPQNLAIQSADDIQGCGMTMKKAVCIHQIAVTIAQGDFQLDDLYDLSDTEVIKKLMTLHGVGKWTAEMMLINSMERPDVVSWGDIAIRRGMMKLYGLSSLTKEQFDQYRLRYSPFGSVASIYLWEISFE from the coding sequence ATGCCAATCGTTCAAACCAAGCATTACGAATATGGGCAACAAGAGTTAGATTACTTGCAGACCGTTGATGAAGCACTTGGCGCTGCAATATCACGGCTTGGGAAGCTGGAACGTGTCATTATTCCTGATCTGTTCACAGCACTTGTGTATGCGATTGTTGGACAGCTTATTTCAGTAAAAGCCGTTCAGACAATTTGGGGTAGAATGCTGGAACGGTTTGGCGAAATCTCCCCACAGAACCTGGCCATACAATCTGCTGATGATATTCAAGGATGCGGCATGACCATGAAGAAAGCGGTGTGTATTCATCAGATTGCTGTAACCATTGCACAAGGTGATTTTCAATTAGATGACCTTTATGACTTATCAGATACAGAGGTCATTAAGAAGTTAATGACATTACATGGTGTAGGTAAATGGACGGCAGAGATGATGTTGATCAATTCAATGGAACGTCCGGATGTCGTTAGTTGGGGTGACATTGCTATACGACGTGGGATGATGAAGCTATATGGATTGAGTTCATTGACCAAAGAGCAATTCGATCAATATCGGCTGAGATATTCACCATTTGGTTCCGTTGCTTCGATCTATTTATGGGAGATTTCATTTGAATGA
- a CDS encoding DNA alkylation repair protein — protein sequence MEQTIRELIMELAEEDYQKFSASLIPNINNVLGVRIPLLRNLAKQIVKGDWRTYLEHADQDYFEEVMLQGIVIGYIKADIEEILQYVRDFVPKIDNWSVCDSFCVGLKFVKTNRARVWDFLQPYLMSGKEYEIRFGVVMLLDYYIDEEYIERVLQCLDRINHEGYYVKMAVAWAVSICYVKLPEPTMTFLKGNSLDDFTYNKALQKITESYRVDQETKTIIRSMKRK from the coding sequence GTGGAACAAACAATAAGAGAACTGATCATGGAATTAGCAGAAGAGGATTATCAGAAATTTTCAGCGTCACTTATTCCTAATATAAATAATGTATTGGGTGTTCGGATCCCATTACTGCGCAACCTAGCAAAACAAATTGTAAAGGGAGATTGGCGGACTTATCTTGAACATGCGGATCAAGACTATTTTGAGGAAGTCATGCTGCAAGGAATCGTTATTGGTTATATCAAAGCAGATATTGAAGAAATCCTGCAATATGTACGTGACTTTGTTCCTAAAATAGATAATTGGTCGGTATGTGATAGTTTTTGTGTAGGGCTAAAATTCGTGAAGACAAATAGGGCAAGAGTCTGGGATTTTCTACAACCTTATCTCATGTCGGGTAAAGAATACGAAATTCGTTTTGGTGTGGTTATGCTGCTTGATTATTACATTGATGAAGAATACATCGAGAGGGTATTACAGTGTTTGGATAGGATCAATCATGAGGGCTATTATGTCAAAATGGCGGTTGCCTGGGCGGTATCTATCTGTTATGTAAAGTTGCCCGAACCAACCATGACTTTCTTAAAAGGAAACAGTCTAGACGATTTCACTTATAATAAAGCCTTGCAGAAAATAACAGAGTCTTACCGTGTGGATCAGGAAACGAAAACAATCATTCGCAGCATGAAACGAAAATAA
- a CDS encoding DUF2871 domain-containing protein, producing MKKLYYTSFFYAVLGLLAGVFYREITKYNDFSGDTVLVALHTHILVLGFIFFILLLILSKLFNIHEAKSFGAMYIVYNIGLLITIGAMTTRGMLQMNGDDISFLPHIAGLGHAILGGSIIWMLVLLGKRIK from the coding sequence ATGAAGAAATTATATTATACTTCGTTTTTCTATGCCGTACTTGGTTTGTTGGCTGGAGTTTTTTACCGTGAAATTACAAAATACAATGATTTCAGTGGAGACACGGTATTAGTTGCACTTCACACCCACATTCTAGTGCTTGGATTCATCTTCTTCATTCTTTTGCTAATTCTAAGTAAGTTATTTAATATCCATGAAGCGAAATCATTTGGAGCCATGTACATTGTCTATAACATCGGTTTATTGATCACAATTGGCGCTATGACAACTCGTGGTATGCTGCAAATGAACGGTGATGATATCAGCTTCTTGCCACATATCGCCGGACTAGGTCATGCGATTCTAGGTGGAAGTATCATTTGGATGCTGGTTCTACTTGGTAAAAGAATTAAATAA
- a CDS encoding tetratricopeptide repeat protein, whose amino-acid sequence MTDKEQVIYRFSESPIWEMQRSYYEDQGLKAWLSEEVPQYITNNPMIATSYAEIIFGFLQDRARLGHTTEPVIILELGAGSGRLAFHVLKELCELRDEAVVIQLPPFCYCMSDFALKNITFWQQHRSLKPFVDQGILDFAHFDATHDTELTLTETGTIIRRGDLQQPLLVIANYFFDSIPQELIYVGDGKIHECKISLQYPDEVSELSPSELLERVIPEYHYLRADEYEQESYPYRDIIQLYQHRLEDSHILFPAMGLDCLERLGQLSQDGFLMLTADKGDHRIENWEFAEPPELIHHGSFSLTANYHAIQAYFEHKGALTFFTPHHYKNLNVGCMLMLQDPMCYTHSRLAYRRFVNRFGPDDFFTIKEWFEAHLDQMELRQILSLWRLGRYDTELFIRSADRMLNLLPTSDDEELADLQAGIHLMWTGYYPMGEKHDLAVNCGMLLFEMDQYEASLEFFERSQLDQAGADVLYNMAICYDETGNEELVRDYVYQALAKDPHHEGALSLKSTL is encoded by the coding sequence ATGACAGATAAAGAGCAGGTCATATACCGGTTCAGTGAATCGCCCATCTGGGAAATGCAGCGCTCCTACTATGAAGACCAGGGACTGAAAGCCTGGTTGAGTGAAGAAGTGCCGCAATATATCACGAATAATCCGATGATTGCTACTTCATATGCAGAAATAATATTTGGATTTCTTCAAGATCGAGCTAGGTTAGGTCATACAACGGAACCCGTCATCATTCTTGAGCTTGGCGCGGGCTCAGGCCGTTTAGCTTTTCATGTGTTGAAAGAACTATGCGAGTTAAGAGATGAAGCGGTGGTTATTCAACTACCTCCTTTTTGCTATTGCATGAGTGATTTTGCCTTGAAAAATATCACTTTTTGGCAGCAACACCGTAGTCTCAAGCCTTTTGTTGATCAAGGTATTTTAGACTTTGCTCACTTTGATGCTACCCATGATACAGAGCTAACCTTAACAGAGACAGGCACCATTATACGAAGGGGAGACTTACAACAACCTCTGCTGGTCATAGCGAATTATTTCTTTGATAGTATTCCGCAAGAATTGATCTATGTAGGTGATGGTAAAATCCATGAGTGCAAGATATCTCTTCAATATCCTGATGAAGTAAGCGAACTTAGTCCATCTGAATTATTAGAAAGAGTCATACCCGAGTACCATTATCTGAGGGCAGATGAATATGAGCAGGAATCATATCCTTACCGAGATATTATCCAGTTGTATCAACATCGGTTAGAGGATTCACATATTCTTTTTCCAGCTATGGGGTTGGACTGTTTAGAAAGACTGGGACAGCTGTCACAGGATGGTTTTCTTATGCTTACAGCGGACAAAGGTGATCACAGGATAGAGAACTGGGAATTTGCTGAGCCTCCTGAACTCATTCATCACGGCAGCTTTTCGTTAACAGCGAACTACCATGCGATTCAAGCGTATTTTGAACATAAGGGAGCCTTAACTTTTTTCACTCCTCATCATTATAAAAACTTAAACGTTGGCTGCATGCTGATGCTTCAAGATCCGATGTGTTATACTCATTCACGCCTTGCTTATCGGCGATTCGTTAATCGCTTTGGACCGGATGATTTTTTCACGATAAAGGAATGGTTTGAAGCGCATTTGGATCAAATGGAATTGCGTCAGATTCTTTCCTTATGGAGATTGGGCCGCTATGATACTGAATTGTTCATAAGAAGTGCTGATCGAATGCTGAACTTACTTCCAACAAGTGATGATGAAGAGTTGGCTGATCTCCAAGCGGGGATCCACTTGATGTGGACGGGCTACTATCCGATGGGGGAGAAGCATGACTTGGCAGTAAACTGTGGCATGTTGCTGTTCGAAATGGATCAATATGAGGCTTCACTAGAATTCTTTGAACGTTCACAGCTGGATCAAGCTGGTGCGGATGTTCTCTATAATATGGCGATTTGCTATGATGAGACTGGGAATGAAGAACTTGTCCGAGATTATGTGTATCAAGCTTTGGCTAAAGATCCACATCATGAAGGTGCTTTATCCCTTAAGTCAACTTTATAG
- a CDS encoding winged helix DNA-binding domain-containing protein: MNEVIAERRLNNQCIANSMINKPEQVVQELVAMQAQEYMQAVWAIGLRTSSSTLADIEQAIAERKIVLTWALRGTIHFVPPEDVKWLIQLSASRVMGQGQKRLTQLGVDDQTLMRCREIIYEALKGHQQITRSDLLQLLEQVGINTTGQRGYTILWNLTYQGLICFGPKMGKQQTFVLLDEWVPEARELTLEESIAELALRYFTAHGPSTVQDFAWWSGITLTDARMGLEEVKGQLHFEQLNGSQYWMSREVSKTQMLEDSGVFLLPGFDEYILGYKDRSAVLSPEYTPMIVPGNNGVFLPTLVSGGKVKGLWKRTIKSKGIEFVITPFEYIGDKEEQVIIAAERYATFVGLPITKIKFD; the protein is encoded by the coding sequence ATGAACGAGGTTATTGCTGAGCGTCGCTTAAATAATCAGTGTATTGCCAATTCGATGATCAATAAGCCTGAACAAGTCGTTCAAGAACTTGTTGCGATGCAGGCACAGGAATATATGCAGGCAGTTTGGGCTATAGGACTACGTACATCATCTTCGACATTAGCGGATATTGAGCAAGCAATAGCTGAGCGGAAAATTGTTCTAACATGGGCACTACGTGGTACGATACATTTTGTTCCGCCAGAAGATGTGAAATGGCTGATACAGCTTTCGGCTTCTCGAGTCATGGGGCAAGGGCAGAAAAGGCTAACACAGCTTGGAGTAGATGATCAAACTTTAATGCGTTGCAGAGAGATTATTTATGAAGCATTGAAGGGTCATCAGCAGATAACCCGCTCTGATTTGCTTCAATTGCTGGAGCAAGTAGGTATCAATACAACTGGACAACGTGGTTATACAATATTATGGAACTTAACTTATCAAGGGTTGATCTGTTTTGGACCTAAGATGGGTAAACAACAGACTTTTGTCTTGCTTGATGAGTGGGTTCCGGAAGCACGAGAGTTAACGTTAGAGGAATCCATAGCGGAGCTTGCACTGCGGTACTTCACGGCACATGGACCTTCAACGGTTCAAGATTTCGCTTGGTGGTCAGGTATCACACTAACCGATGCTAGAATGGGCCTTGAGGAAGTTAAAGGTCAGCTCCACTTTGAACAATTAAATGGAAGTCAGTATTGGATGTCCAGAGAAGTATCAAAGACACAAATGTTAGAAGATTCTGGAGTCTTTCTGCTTCCAGGATTCGATGAATATATCCTTGGTTATAAAGACCGTAGTGCTGTGCTTTCTCCTGAGTACACGCCCATGATAGTCCCTGGTAACAATGGGGTGTTCCTGCCGACTCTGGTCTCAGGTGGAAAGGTCAAGGGGCTATGGAAAAGAACTATTAAGAGTAAGGGGATTGAGTTTGTGATTACCCCGTTTGAATATATAGGAGATAAAGAAGAGCAAGTGATCATAGCTGCTGAACGTTATGCCACTTTTGTTGGACTTCCCATAACAAAGATCAAATTCGATTAA